The sequence AGCTCGTTTTTTATGCAGATAGTGATGCAATTATTACCAAAGGGTTAATTGGTTTAATGGTTAGGGTTCTTTCCAATCAAAAACCTGAAGAAATAGTAAATGCAGATTTGTATTTTATTGATAAGATTAATTTAAAAGAACATCTGTCTCCAACCCGTTCAAATGGATTGCTTTCAATGGTTAAGCAAATGAAGATGGATGCTCTCGTTAGACAGTAAATAAACAAGTTTATAGGTCTTAAAACCTACTTATTGAAGAAACAAAATGATTACAGATAGGAAACAATTAGAAAAAATGATTATTGAGGCCATAAAAACAGTTTATGACCCGGAAATTCCTGTTGATGTTTATGAACTTGGTTTAATCTACGAAATCAATATCAATGACGAGGCCAATGTGGATATTAAAATGACGCTCACTTCTCCTTCTTGCCCGGCAGCGGAAGAATTGCCCGGTGAAGTGGAACTTAAAACCAAACAGGTTCCTGGTGTTACCAATGCAGCAGTTACAATAGTTTTCGATCCGCCCTGGGAAAAAAGCATGATGAGTGAGGAAGCTCAACTTGAGTTGGGTTTTATGTAAAATTTTTATCCCTCAAGCTCCCATAAATACAGAAATTAGATTATTAAACAATGGATAAAGAATTGGAAATAGAAAACAAAGTTGATAAAAGTGGATTAATCACTTTAAACCTTGAGGATTTTTATCCTCAAGGTGATCGCATTTTGTTTGATATTAAAGAATGTCTTTATCAGGGAATAATTCTAAAGGAGAAAGAATTCAGGGAATTTATTAAAAACCACAATTGGGACAAGTATCAAAACAAATTCGTAGCTATATATTGTTCAGCCGATGCAATAGTTCCAACCTGGGCATACATGCTTTTAACCGCTGAATTGGAACCTTTTGCAAGCAAACTTGTTTTTGGTGATTTACACCTTCTTGAAACAGTGTTGTTCCTGGATGCATTAAAAAACCTTGAAATTCCAAAATATAAAGATGAGCGGGTAATTATAAAAGGTTGTTCCAAATTTCCTGTTCCACCCTCTGCTTATGTAGAACTTACCAGGCTTTTGAGGCCTGTTGCAAAAAGTATAATGTTTGGTGAGGCTTGTTCCACTGTACCTATATACAAGAAAAAATAAATTGATACACCTTCACATCTGATTCCTGGCCTTTACCAGAATCTTGAATCACATCCAGTTTTTTCGCTTAAAATAAAGCAATAAAGATAAACCAACAATTATCATAATTCCCCACACAGTATAGTACCCATATTCCCAGTCTAATTCAGGCATCACTCTAAAATTCATTCCATATACTCCCACAAGAAAGGTTAGAGGAATAAAAATTGTGGCAATAATCGTAAGGGTTTTCATAACATCATTCTGGCGGTTGCTTATACTGCTCATATAAATATCCAGTATACTTGATAGCATTTCCCGGTAGGTATCAATTGAGTCCATTACCTGAATAGTATGGTCATAAACGTCTTTAATAAATACCCGGGTATGAGCACTAACAATTGTCATGTCATTATTCATAAGGGAATTTAATACTTCCCTTAAAGGCCAAATGTTTTTTCGAAGCAAAATAAAATCTCTTTTCAGTCTATTTATCTCATACAATAATTCAATAGATGGATCATCTAAAACTTTTTCCTCAAGCATTTCAATTTTATTGCCTAATTGTTCCAAAACAAGGTAAAACCGGTCAACTATAACATCCAGCAGAGCATAAGCAAGATAATCAGTTCCTGACTTTCTGATTTTTCCTTTTCCTGCTTCCAAACGCAATCTTACAGGATCAAATACATCACCTTCAAGTTCCTGAAAAGAAATTATAAATTCCTGATTGAAAATAATACTTACCTGTTCATGGATAACCTCGTCTTTAATCGTATCAAAATTAATCATATTTAACACTAAAAAGAGGTAGTTTTCGCCCTCTTCCAACTTTGGTCTCTGACCTAAATGAAGAATATCTTCAACAAACAAAGGATGAATTTTATAGGAAGAACAAATTTGGTCTACAATGGAAGTATTAAGGCCATTGATATTGATCCAAACAGAACCTTTTTTACTGCTTAGTAATTTTTCAAGATCTGATGGATTTACCAATTCCTTTTTTTCAAGAATGTCTTCCCCATAACAATAGGCAGAAATGGAATAGTTTTCAGAAGAAGTTGTAATATGGTCGATAGAACCAGGTGAAAGCCCGATTCTTTTACGGTTATACCTGCGTGTGAATTTAGCCATGGCCTAAAGTTATTAAATTATGAGTACAAAGAATTGTTTAACAGAAATCAAGGTTTTTACCTCATAAAATTCAAAGTAAATGCTTGTAGGAATTGATTTAATTGCATCTTCTCAAATAAATGAAGAGAGTTAAAGTGTAAAGGCTAACTCTGTGGCTATAATAAGCCCAATTTATAGGGGTTTATTTACCTGTAGAAAATTAACCAAAGGGTTAAAATTATTTTTTATAAAAATTCATTTCATCTATGTAATGCCGGGCAGGTTCGGGTATCATATACCTTACATCTTTTTTATTTTTAATTGCTGCACGTATGAAACTTGAAGATAATTCAATTAAGGGTGCCTCAATGAGATGGATTTTTTTATGATCCTTCAAAGTGCTTTCGTTGGGTTCTACTCGTGGATAAACGTAAAGTTCACATTGCTGGAGAATTTGCTCGTAATTCTTCCATTTGTGGAAATTAACAAGGTTATCAGTTCCAACAATAAGAGCGAAATCATTTTTAGGATATTTTTCATTTAAATAAGTAAGAGTATCAATCGTATAAGAAGGCTGAGGAAGCTTAAATTCTATGTCACTAGCCTTGAGTTTAGGATTGTCTCCAATTGCCAGCCTCACCATTTCCAATCGATGATGCTCATCCAACAATGTTTTTTTTATTTTAAGGGGATTGTGAGGAGAAACAACAAACCAAACTTGTTTTAGGTCAGTATATTCAGCCATGTAATTTGCAAGGATCATATGCCCCACATGCACAGGATTAAAAGAACCAAAAAACAAACCTATTTTCAAAGTAATTACAATTTCCAGTTGTAGGTATCAATATCAACAAGACATGCTTTTAAAAGATCAATACAACCTCTAATGTCTTCCCTATTTGCAGTTTCTATAACCTGGTGAATATGTCTTGTAGGAATCGAAATGGCTCCAGCAATAGCTCCACCAGCAGTATTTCTTTGCATTCCAGCTGTATCGGTACCTCCGGCAGGTAAAATTTCAGTTTGAAATTTTATTTGGTGTTTAGCCGCAGTTTTTTTCATAAAATCTACCATTCTAAAATCACAGATAGTTGATGAATCCATAATTTTAATTGCAGCACCACAACCAAGTTTGGTTATATTTTCATGATCCTTTGCTCCTGGTACATCATAGGCAATGGTTGTATCTAATCCAAAACCAAAATCAGGCTGAATCTGAAGGGCAGAAGCAAAAACACCACGTAAGCCTACCTCCTCCTGAACAGTAAATACTGCATAAATATCATAGGGAGTTTCTTTGAGTTCACGCAATACTTCAATAAGAATATATACGGATACTCTATTATCAATGGACTTGCAATTAACGCAATCGCCCATTTCTATGAGTTCTCTTTCTCGGGAAATTGTATCACCAACTGTTACAATTTTCTCCACCTCTTCCCTCTTCATCCCTAAATCAATGAAAAAATCCTCAATTTTAACAGGTTTACCCCGCTCATCCTGAGACATAATATGAACTGGTTTCGAGCCCATTACCCCAATTACATCTTTTTTTCCATGCACTATTACCCTTTGAGCTGTAAGTGTTTTTGGGTCAAAACCACCAAGTGTATGAAATCTTAAAAAACCATTCTTATCAATGTGAGTAGTAATAAAACCTATCTCATCCATATGGGCTGCAATCATTACCTTTTTAGCAGGTTTCCCTTTGGTAACTTTTCCTTTTTTATAGGCTGTTACATTTCCCATGTTATCTACACTGATCTTATCAGCCAGATCTTTTATTTCACGTAAAACAACTGCACGTATTCTTTGTTCATATCCAGGAACACCAGGAGTTTCACAAATTTCCTTTAATAATTTAATATTTAAATCCTTACTTTTCTTTTTCATCTGTATCTAGTTTGTCTTTTAACAACCCTATTATATTCATTCCTGGTTGCGTACAGGCTTGAGCATGTCTATTTCAAATCAGTATTACTAAAAAATGTTCTTATGTTTAATTTTATGTTATTTATTCAACATAAGAAAGCTTCATCATATTTGTTTTTCCTTTTTCTGTTATAGGCATACTTGCCAGATTTATAAAATAATCTCCCTGTTTTAAGAGCCCTTCTTTTCTCAAAAGGTATTTTATATCGGCAATGGTATGATCCGTACTTATGTACTTATCGTAGTAAAATCCTCTAACTCCCCAAATAAGACTAAGGGTATTTAACAAAGAATGATTGCTGGTAAAAACAAAAATACTTGCTTTTGGCCTGTAACTGGATACTTTGATTGCTGTATAACCAGAATGAGTCATTGTTATAATGGCTTTTGCTTTTATGTGCTCTGCTAAATGACATGCACTATGGCAAATTGTATCTGTAGAGAGTCTTTCAATATTTATTTCAGGTTCAAGATTACGGTTAAATACATCACCGTGTGTTTCAACATTACTTATTATCTTATTTGCAGCTTCAATAACCTTTACCGGAAAAATACCAACAGATGTTTCTCCGCTTAACATAATGGCATCTGCTCCATCAATAACTGAATTTGCAACATCATTTACCTCAGCCCTGGTAGGTGAAACATTAGTAATCATTGATTCCATCATTTGGGTGGCAATAATAATAGGCTTTGCAGCCTTTATACATTCCCTTACCAACATCTTTTGTATAAGTGGCACACTTTCCATGGGTACCTCCACACCTAAGTCACCACGCGCTACCATTACCGCATCGGCTTCCTTAATAATATTATCAATATCATCAATTGCCTCTGGTTTTTCTATTTTGGCTACAACCCTTGATGTCTTGTTATTAAGTGCAATAATGTTTTTTAATTCAATAATATCACTAGCCGAGCGAACGAAAGAAAGTCCAATCCATTCAATATTATTTTCAAGAGCAAAATCAAGATCCCGTAAATCTTTTTCAGTAAGACATGGAAGGGATACTTTGGTATTGGGCAGGTTTACTCCTTTTTTAGATGACAAAGTACCTCCATGTACAATATGAGTACGCACTTGGTCTATTCCATTTGTTTCAATAACCCTTAAAATCAACTTTCCATCATCAAGCATTACAATTTCACCCGGACGAACATCCTGAGGAAATTGGGGATAGGTTATATAAACCTTATTAACATTACCTATTAATTTTTCCGTAGTAATAATAAGTTCATTTCCTGAAATTAATTCAGCACTTCCATTTTCCATCATCCCTATACGGAGCTTTGGACCTTGTAAATCAGCCAGGATTGCAGTATGCACCCACAGCTCCTTGTTAATTTCTTTTATGAATTTAATTACCTGTAAATGATCCTCATGACTGCCATGTGAAAAGTTTATCCTGCACACATCAACACCAGCAATAATCAATGCCTTTAACATCTCTTTTGAAGAAGAAGCAGGCCCAATTGTAGCTATAATTTTTGTTCTGTTTGTATTCATTACTATAAAATTAAATTTTGTCGTGATTTTAAATTTTCAATATCTATGTTAAAAGCAGTTAGAACTGCTTCAATGTTCCTAATCTTATTGATTAATTCAGTAGCCTGAAAAGCTGAAAATCCTCCCTCAATTTTCAATAAATAATCAGCCTGTTTTTGTTCTGGCAACAAAAAACCATTTGCCCCTTTATTAGACAGCAAGGTGTATTCAAGGTGCTTGTCCTCATCGAAAAAGGTATAATGAGCAAATTCACAGGTCATGTTCTTCGTTTTGAGTGACAGAGAATCTTGTCTTGCAAAATTTAAATCAAGACTTTTATTAACCATCCAGCAAAATTTATAATCCCGTGCATGGCAGCTTATGCCAATTAGGATAAAATCATAATCATACTCTAATTCAAGCGTAACCTTTGCCATAAAATGATTATAATAAAAAAACAATTGAGGCAAGATGGCTTACAAAAGTAGGATTTTTTACAGGGAATGACAAAAAACTTAATCCTATGGAATATTTAATTCTAAACAGCCAATTTCTGCCGCTTGCTGTTCGGCTCTTTTTTTAGAAAAATCGCTACCCCTGCCCCTTACAATTTGATCAACAACAAGTACAACTTTATATATTTTTTGGTGTTCAGAACCAGCCTCTTCTTCTGTTTTAAATACGAAATTCTTCCTCTCTCTCTGGCACCAGTTTATAATTTTACTCTTGTAATCTCTATCCGTTTTTTCTAATTCCTCAATATCAATGTGGTATTTAATAATTCTATTAATTATCAATTTTAAAGTAAAATCATACCCTTTATCCAGGTAAACTGCACCTATTAAAGCTTCAAAAGCATCTCCATAAACAGACTTAAATATGGTTTTTTTATTATATCCTGTTTCCACCAAAAGTTCAATTCCAAGTTTTAATGCAAGCTGATTTAAGGATTGCCTACTAACGATTCTGGATCGCATTTTAGTTAAAAAACCTTCGTCTTTATAGGGAAATTTTTGATATAAAAAATAGGCTACAACTGCTCCGAAAATGGCATCCCCCAAATATTCAAGCCTTTCATTACTTGGGCTTTCAATTTTTGAAGCTATAGAACTATGCCTTAAGGCTTTTTGATAAAGCCTTATATTACGGGGATAAAACCCAAAAATATTTTTTATTGAATAATAAAGCTTTTTATCGGAAGAAAAGACAACAAGAAAAGCTTTAAAGAAATCAGACAATGCTATCCTTTGAATTTTTTAAATATAACAGAAGCATTATGCCCACCAAAGCCAAAAGTATTACTTAAGGCTGCCCTTACAACCCTTTTTTGTGGTTTATGAAATGTAAGGTTCAAACCATTATCAATTTCTGGATCATCATTAAAATGATTGATGGTTGGAGGTATTATATCATTCTTTACTGCAAGTACGCAGGCAATGGATTCTACAGCTCCTGCAGCACCAAGTAAATGGCCTGTCATAGATTTTGTAGAGCTTACGTTTAGTTTGTATGCATGTTCCTTAAAAACACCAGTAATGGCTTTAGATTCGGCTATATCTCCCAATGGTGTAGAAGTACCATGAACATTAATATAGTCAATCTCGTCATAATTCATATTAGCATCTAAAAGTGCATTACGCATTACATTAAGTGCGCCAAGTCCTTCCGGATGGGGCGCTGTAATATGATGAGCATCAGCAGACATTCCGCCTCCTGCAAGTTCAGCATAAATTTTGGCGCCTCTTTTTATTGCGTGTTCATATTCCTCAAGTACAAGAGCACCTGCTCCTTCACCAAGAACAAAGCCATCACGGCTAATGTCAAATGGCCTGGAAGCGGTTTCAGGAGATTCGTTCCTTACCGACAGTGCATGCATAGCGTTAAAACCTCCAATTCCTGCTTCATTAACTGCTGCCTCTGAACCACCAGAAATAATTATATCTGCCTTATTAAGCCTTATATAATTAAAAGCATCAATTAATGCATTTGTTGAGGAAGCACAAGCTGAAACAGTTGTAAAATTTACCCCTCTAAAACCAAAGCGAATAGAAATATGACCAGATGCAATATCGGCAATCATTTTGGGGATAAAAAAAGGATTAAATCGTGGAGTACCATCACCCTTTGCAAAAGCACCACATTCAGTAAGAAAAGTATCCAACCCGCCAATACCGGAGCCCCAAATAACTCCGGCTCGGTCAAGATCAATTTCTTCCTTTTTCAAACCAGAATCCCTGTAAGCTTGATCAGCCACAGCTAATCCGTACTGAGCATATAGGTCAAGACGTTTTACCTCTTTACGTTCAAAATAATCTTCGGTATTAAAACCCTTTACTTCACAAGCAAATTGAGTTTTAAATTTAGAAGGGTCGAAACGTGTTATACGGGCCGCACCACTCACTCCTTTGAGAAGATTATCCCAATATTCAGAAACAGTATTGCCTATTGGTGTCAAAGCACCAAGACCTGTAACTACTACACGTTTTAACTCCATTTTACAAGAACTAGGAATCTAAAAAATTATTTTGCGTTTGCTTCAATATAAGTGATAGCATCACCTACTGTTCCAATTTTCTCAGCCTGATCGTCAGGTATTGCAATATTGAATTCTTTTTCGAATTCCATAATCAACTCAACTGTATCCAGTGAATCTGCACCCAAATCGTTGGTAAAGCTTGATTCGTTTGTAACTTCGCTTTCGTCAACTCCTAATTTATCAACGATAATGGCTTTAACTCTTGATGTAATATCTGACATTTTTAATTCTCCTTTCTTAATAGTTAATTTAAAATTTTGGCTGCAAAGAAATAAATTTATAAAGTTAAATTCAAATTTTTTATTGAATTTATTCTGCAAATATTTCTGACTTTCCTCCTGTTTTGCTCTTAATGTCAATCCTTACAAGGCTTTACGGAACAAAACAAGTCTTGAATTAAAAATAGAGCAGGGTCCTTTTTTGCTCAAATTTACCTGCCTAAACATTTATTCCTTGTCTTTTCAGTCTCCACACTTTAATATATTTGCTAATCTAGGTAAAAAATTTAATTAACCTGCTTACTTTATCTATTTTTGCAAAAAATCATCATGATGAGAATAGGTATTTTTGCATCCGGTACAGGTTCAAATGCACAAAAAATTATTGACTATTTCAAAAATAAAAATCCGGATATTATAGTTTCTCTCATTGTTTGCAATAACCCCAATGCAAAAGTGCTTGAAGTAGCAAAAAAACATGGAATAAAATCACTTCTTATTACCAAAGTAGAGTTTAACAGTCAGGAATTTTTGCATACTCTTGAAAATCACGCAAAACTCGATTTAATTGTCCTTGCAGGTTTTTTATGGCTTATCCCTAAAGAGTTTATCAGAAAATTCAAAGGTAAAATTATCAATATTCATCCTGCTTTATTACCCGGTTTTGGAGGGAAAGGAATGTATGGCATGGCAGTGCATAAAGCTGTAAAAGAATCAGGAAACAAGGAAACCGGTATTACAATTCATTATGTGAATGAAAATTTTGACGAAGGAGAAATCATTTTTCAAGCCAAATGCTCCATTAAAGAAAAAGACACTCCAGAAAGCATTGCATTGAAAATACAGAAAATGGAACATAAACATTACCCTCGAATTATAGAATCATTAGTTTAAAACAATAAAATTTGGCAGAAATTACAATTTTTACAGATGGTGCGGCAAAAGGAAATCCTGGAAGAGGCGGTTATGGCATTGTCATGCTTTCAGGTAAGCACCGAAAAGAGATCTCTGGAGGTTTTAAACACACTACCAATAATCGTATGGAGCTTTTAAGTGTAATAGTTGCACTGGAAACAATTAAAAGCGAGGGAAATAATGTTACTATTTATTCAGATAGTAAATATGTGGTTGATGCTGTTGAAAAAGGATGGGTTTTCGGTTGGGTAAAAAAAGGCTTTAAGGATAAAAAGAATGTGGACTTATGGAAGCGCTTTTTAAAAGTTTATCCCAAACAAAAAGCAAAGTTTGTGTGGGTTAAAGGACATGCATCCAATGTTGAAAATAACAGGTGTGATGAGCTTGCAGTTGAGGCAGCCTGTGGACTAAATCTGCCAATTGATGAAGGATACCAGAATGACTCTGTTGATTCAGTGAATTAATATTTTAACAAATTTTTTCTATTCTTCGGCCCAAATACTTGTACCCTCTGTACAGTTTTGACAAATATCAATTTGTTTCCGGGAATTCAATACCTTTTTTCGGAACTCGAAATATTCCTTACCTGTCCATATTTTTGAAAAGGATTGGTTTTTAAGATTTCCCAACCTATACTTGGCATCCTTGTCAAAACAACAGGGCACTACAAGGCCATCCCAGGTAATAACACAGGAATGCCAAAGCTTCCAACAGTGATTAAGCAATTTGTTTTTAATTTTATAATTGCCATCCTCCCCTTTGCTATACCTTGAATATTTATTGGTTTCTGGTATCAAATCATTCCCGTTTTTATAATCATACACTTGAGCTGTTTTTAAGGCAACTTTGTCAACCCCTAGCTTTTTTCCTAGTTTTTTTATTTCTTCTACCTGGTGTTCATTTTGCTTTACAACAAGAAATTGAAAAATAACATAAGGAGTAGTTGAATTAAGTTCCTTTTTCCATTTAATAATATTTTTGGTTCCCTCTATTACTTTATCAAGGCTTCCCCCTATTCTATAATTCTCATAAGTCTCCTGCTCTGTACCATCAATGGAAATAATTAGCCTTGATAGTCCAGATTCTATGGTTTTCCGGGCATTGCTATCGTTAAGGTAATGTGCATTTGTTGAAGTGGCAGTATAAATTTTACGAGAAGATGCATATTTCACTAAATCAAAAAAATGAGGATGCAAGTAAGGCTCACCCTGGAAATAAAAAATAAGGTAAATCAATTTTTTATACAAATCATTGATTACGCTTTTATAAAATTGCACATCAAGCATTCCAGTTGGCCGGGAAAAGGACCTCAACCCACTAGGGCATTCAGGACATCGAAGATTACAGGAGGTAGTTGGCTCAATAGAAATACTTAAAGGCATTCCCCAGTGTATAGTCCTACCACTATATTTAGAAACAAGATAACTGGAAATAATTTTAATCTGGTTAAAAAATTTTCCAGGAGTATAATTATTTAAAAGGTTTAGTGTATCCCGTATATTTCCTGTCATCTAATACAAATGTATTAAAATTACGGGCAGTTTTTATGTTGGGTTTAAACAAACAATGGATACTCTATTACAAACTCCATTACTTTTTATATTTAATTACTCACCCTTAAGTCTTAATGAATATTTTCTTAACTGATTTAGCCTAAGTAATTTCATTGCTTGTTTTTAATTTAGTGTGGTTCCTCTTTCTAATTGAGCAAATATTCGAAGTTTCCAACAAATAATAATTGAACAAAAATCAATATCCTTTAATTACTGGCACTGCACTTAATAAATTAAATTTATACTTTAGCCAAAAAAACTTTGAAGAACTTAGCCCTGTTTTTTCTATCAACATTCTTTGTTTCTGGTGCAATTGCACAAAAACAAACAATTACAGGAATCGTAATTGATGCGGATACTAAACAACCACTTGCTTTTGTAAATGTAGTGGATGAATTAACCTTACAAGGCACTGTTTCTGATATCGATGGAAAATTTTCAGTTCCAATTTCAAAGGATACCAGGCAAATTAAATTCAGTTACATTGGTTATACACAAGTGGATTTATCTTTAACAGATACAGTTTTAAATTTAAGACAACTGGTAATTAAACTTCATAAAAAAGATTTTTTTTTAAAGGAATTTACTTTGGTTGCAGGAGAAAATCCTTCTTACCGCATTATTAGGGAGGCAATAAAAAACGCTCCTGGTAATAATCCAGAAAAAGCAGGCTCTTTCTCATACACATCTTACAATAAAATGATTTTTACTCCTGGAGCAGAATCCAAAAAAAAACCGAACATAGATGACAGCCTAAATATACGGTTAAATGACTTTACCAAAAAGCAACATTTATTTATGATGGAATCTGTTAGTGAACGGAATTTTCTGGATGGAATGAACAATGAAAAAATAGTTGCTTCAAGAGTATCAGGGTTGCAAAATCCCTCTTTTACATTGCTCGCCACTCAGATGCAATCCTTTTCATTTTATGGAGATTATATTGCAATATCAGAAAAAAAATACCTTAACCCCATTAGTAGTGGAAGCATAGGAAGGTATGAATATGTACTTGAAGATACACTTTATACTTTAAATGATACCGTTTTTATTATTTCTTTTTTTCCAAAACCCGATAAAAACTTTGATGCACTTAAAGGATTAGTTTATATTAACACAAATCTGTACGCTATACAAAATGTGATTGCAGAGCCTGCATTTGATGAACCAAGCTTTCATATAAAAATTCAGCAGAAATACGAATTCATTGAAGGTAAACAGTGGTTTCCTGTTCAACTTAATACTGATATTGTGTACAAGATATTAAATGTTAACAATCAAAACATTAGCGGGATTGGCAGAAGCTATATTGAAGACATTAAAATAAATCCAGAATTAAAGAAAAAACAGTTTAATAGAATAGAACTTGAAGTAGCGGCTGATGCCGGAAAAAAAGAGGAAGTTTTTTGGAACAAATACAGGAAAGACAGTTTAACTGAAAAGGAAATTACAACTTACCATGTTATCGATAGTATTGGCAAAGCAGAGAATCTTGATTTAAAATTAAAAGCATTAGAAACTGTAATGACGGGAAAAATACCTGCTGGTTATATTGATTTTGATTTAAACAGGTTTCTTTTATTCAATGATTATGAAGGCTTTAGAGCTGGGGCAGGAATACATTCGAATGAAAAAATTTCTAAAATTTTTTCCCTTGGAGGATATTTAGCTTATGGATTTAAGGACAAAGCTTTGAAATATGGCGCTGATGTTTCTTTAAAATTAAATGACAAATTAGAAGCAAAGCTTAAGTTTTTCTATATTAACGATGTTCAGGAATCCGCTGGAATTAATTTTGTTTTGGACAGAAAACCAAACCTAAGCGAAATTTACAGACCTTATTTGATTTCAAGAATGGATTCTCTTCAACAATCAGGAGTAACACTTGAATTCAGAGCAGCTGAATTTTTAACAAGTTCTATTACCGGAAGTCACACAAGGTTTAATTCCACTTTAGGTTATAGATACGCCAGTAATAATAGCGATGCTACAATGATAGTGAATAGCTTTAATTTAACTGAAATTACAGCTGGATTCCGTTTTGCTTATGGTGAAATATTCATAAAAACGCCCATATACACATACTCTTTAGGAACAAATTTTCCTGTTGTGTGGATTCAACTTAAAAAAGGTTTTGACAATGTATTGAATGGGAATTTTGATTTTTACAGAGTTGACCTTAAGGTTGAGAAAAGCTTTGAAATAAAACACCTTGGCAAAACATCCCTTCAATTAATTTCAGGACATATTGAAGGATATTTACCTTATACTGCCCTTTATGCAGGAAGAGGAAGTTTCAAAAATTATCACTTCTCCGTTATGAATACATTTGAAACCATGCAAATGAATGAGTTTTTATCTAATACTTATGCTTCTGTTTTTTTCAATCATAGTTTTGGAAGTCTTTTGTTTTCAAAAGGGAAATTTAAACCAGAGTTAATCCTGGTGTGTGCAGCCGGATGGGGAAATTTGAACAATCCTGCAAACCATTTTAATATTGAGTATAAAACAATGGAAAAAGGATATTACGAATCAGGTTTAAGAATAAACAATTTAATAAA comes from Bacteroidota bacterium and encodes:
- a CDS encoding acyl carrier protein, translated to MSDITSRVKAIIVDKLGVDESEVTNESSFTNDLGADSLDTVELIMEFEKEFNIAIPDDQAEKIGTVGDAITYIEANAK
- the purN gene encoding phosphoribosylglycinamide formyltransferase, translating into MMRIGIFASGTGSNAQKIIDYFKNKNPDIIVSLIVCNNPNAKVLEVAKKHGIKSLLITKVEFNSQEFLHTLENHAKLDLIVLAGFLWLIPKEFIRKFKGKIINIHPALLPGFGGKGMYGMAVHKAVKESGNKETGITIHYVNENFDEGEIIFQAKCSIKEKDTPESIALKIQKMEHKHYPRIIESLV
- a CDS encoding carboxypeptidase-like regulatory domain-containing protein, translating into MKNLALFFLSTFFVSGAIAQKQTITGIVIDADTKQPLAFVNVVDELTLQGTVSDIDGKFSVPISKDTRQIKFSYIGYTQVDLSLTDTVLNLRQLVIKLHKKDFFLKEFTLVAGENPSYRIIREAIKNAPGNNPEKAGSFSYTSYNKMIFTPGAESKKKPNIDDSLNIRLNDFTKKQHLFMMESVSERNFLDGMNNEKIVASRVSGLQNPSFTLLATQMQSFSFYGDYIAISEKKYLNPISSGSIGRYEYVLEDTLYTLNDTVFIISFFPKPDKNFDALKGLVYINTNLYAIQNVIAEPAFDEPSFHIKIQQKYEFIEGKQWFPVQLNTDIVYKILNVNNQNISGIGRSYIEDIKINPELKKKQFNRIELEVAADAGKKEEVFWNKYRKDSLTEKEITTYHVIDSIGKAENLDLKLKALETVMTGKIPAGYIDFDLNRFLLFNDYEGFRAGAGIHSNEKISKIFSLGGYLAYGFKDKALKYGADVSLKLNDKLEAKLKFFYINDVQESAGINFVLDRKPNLSEIYRPYLISRMDSLQQSGVTLEFRAAEFLTSSITGSHTRFNSTLGYRYASNNSDATMIVNSFNLTEITAGFRFAYGEIFIKTPIYTYSLGTNFPVVWIQLKKGFDNVLNGNFDFYRVDLKVEKSFEIKHLGKTSLQLISGHIEGYLPYTALYAGRGSFKNYHFSVMNTFETMQMNEFLSNTYASVFFNHSFGSLLFSKGKFKPELILVCAAGWGNLNNPANHFNIEYKTMEKGYYESGLRINNLIKSDFIGLGVGMFYKFGPYSQLEYKNNLAIKATFSIIF
- a CDS encoding SPASM domain-containing protein, whose translation is MTGNIRDTLNLLNNYTPGKFFNQIKIISSYLVSKYSGRTIHWGMPLSISIEPTTSCNLRCPECPSGLRSFSRPTGMLDVQFYKSVINDLYKKLIYLIFYFQGEPYLHPHFFDLVKYASSRKIYTATSTNAHYLNDSNARKTIESGLSRLIISIDGTEQETYENYRIGGSLDKVIEGTKNIIKWKKELNSTTPYVIFQFLVVKQNEHQVEEIKKLGKKLGVDKVALKTAQVYDYKNGNDLIPETNKYSRYSKGEDGNYKIKNKLLNHCWKLWHSCVITWDGLVVPCCFDKDAKYRLGNLKNQSFSKIWTGKEYFEFRKKVLNSRKQIDICQNCTEGTSIWAEE
- the rnhA gene encoding ribonuclease HI; its protein translation is MAEITIFTDGAAKGNPGRGGYGIVMLSGKHRKEISGGFKHTTNNRMELLSVIVALETIKSEGNNVTIYSDSKYVVDAVEKGWVFGWVKKGFKDKKNVDLWKRFLKVYPKQKAKFVWVKGHASNVENNRCDELAVEAACGLNLPIDEGYQNDSVDSVN
- the fabF gene encoding beta-ketoacyl-ACP synthase II; this encodes MELKRVVVTGLGALTPIGNTVSEYWDNLLKGVSGAARITRFDPSKFKTQFACEVKGFNTEDYFERKEVKRLDLYAQYGLAVADQAYRDSGLKKEEIDLDRAGVIWGSGIGGLDTFLTECGAFAKGDGTPRFNPFFIPKMIADIASGHISIRFGFRGVNFTTVSACASSTNALIDAFNYIRLNKADIIISGGSEAAVNEAGIGGFNAMHALSVRNESPETASRPFDISRDGFVLGEGAGALVLEEYEHAIKRGAKIYAELAGGGMSADAHHITAPHPEGLGALNVMRNALLDANMNYDEIDYINVHGTSTPLGDIAESKAITGVFKEHAYKLNVSSTKSMTGHLLGAAGAVESIACVLAVKNDIIPPTINHFNDDPEIDNGLNLTFHKPQKRVVRAALSNTFGFGGHNASVIFKKFKG